Proteins co-encoded in one Ponticoccus alexandrii genomic window:
- the dapF gene encoding diaminopimelate epimerase: MRAMESPPPSLPFMKMHGLGNDFVVIDSRTREAGLSAARIEAIADRHRGVGFDQLAVISGTGNAPHLTFYNADGSTSAACGNATRCIARFLMDESGATALELTTDRGTLSARDAGDGLTSVNMGPPQLDWQEIPLAEAMDTLELPIEGSPVATGMGNPHCTFFVEDAEAIPLEQFGPRYEHHPLYPQRTNVQVASVIGPDYIRMRVWERGVGVTLASGSSSCATAVAAARRGLTGRSVRIDLDGGSLQVDWREDGVWMTGGTAHVFDGVFTAAWLEQNP, translated from the coding sequence ATGCGCGCCATGGAAAGCCCGCCCCCCTCCCTGCCGTTCATGAAGATGCACGGCCTCGGCAACGATTTCGTCGTTATCGATTCCCGCACGCGGGAGGCGGGACTGTCCGCTGCGCGCATCGAGGCCATCGCCGACCGGCACCGGGGTGTGGGCTTCGACCAGCTTGCGGTGATCTCGGGCACCGGCAATGCGCCGCACCTGACGTTCTACAACGCCGACGGCTCGACCTCGGCGGCCTGCGGCAATGCCACGCGCTGCATCGCCCGCTTCCTGATGGACGAAAGCGGCGCCACGGCGCTGGAGCTGACGACCGACCGGGGCACCCTGTCGGCGCGGGACGCGGGCGACGGCCTGACCTCGGTCAACATGGGGCCGCCGCAACTCGACTGGCAGGAGATCCCGCTGGCCGAGGCCATGGACACGCTGGAACTGCCCATCGAGGGCAGCCCGGTGGCGACCGGCATGGGCAACCCGCATTGCACCTTCTTCGTCGAGGATGCCGAGGCGATCCCGCTGGAGCAGTTCGGCCCGCGCTATGAACACCATCCGCTCTATCCGCAGCGCACCAATGTGCAGGTGGCCAGCGTGATCGGCCCCGACTACATCCGCATGCGCGTGTGGGAGCGGGGCGTGGGCGTGACGCTGGCCTCGGGCTCGTCGTCCTGCGCGACCGCCGTCGCGGCGGCGCGGCGCGGACTGACCGGGCGCTCTGTGCGGATCGACCTCGACGGCGGAAGCCTGCAAGTGGACTGGCGCGAGGACGGCGTCTGGATGACCGGCGGCACGGCGCATGTCTTCGACGGCGTCTTTACCGCCGCATGGCTGGAGCAGAATCCGTGA
- a CDS encoding TRAP transporter substrate-binding protein has translation MTLRNSFLAATLLGALAIPVSAETVFKLGAVGSPGTPEVDAALRFAEIVAEQSEGEYRVDVLHSGQAGGEREIAEGLQFGTSDFAILGGIVQNFDPALMIVEWDLLFKNNDHVRAVMNGPIGDDISDRLSQNLGARKIATLMRSPRLLTTNAEVNELADIAGMKVRVPEMPARIALWKALGAQPTPMAFPEVVPALQLGTIDGQENPIGLITSTGIDEAVDYLADTKHLYGFMFLLAAESAWDSIPEEDRAIFTEAAEQAAAYNDELVETSVQDGMAKAGEKMTVTRPDLEAWRAATADVYQQFSDVEGFTDLYTRIVEAGQDY, from the coding sequence ATGACACTTCGCAATTCCTTCCTTGCCGCCACCCTTTTGGGGGCGCTGGCGATCCCGGTTTCCGCCGAAACCGTGTTCAAGCTGGGGGCTGTCGGCTCTCCGGGGACACCCGAGGTCGACGCGGCTCTGCGCTTCGCAGAGATCGTGGCCGAGCAGAGCGAGGGGGAATACCGCGTCGACGTGCTGCATTCCGGCCAGGCGGGCGGCGAGCGCGAAATCGCGGAGGGGCTTCAGTTCGGTACCTCGGACTTCGCCATCCTCGGCGGCATCGTGCAGAACTTTGACCCGGCGCTGATGATCGTGGAGTGGGATCTGCTGTTCAAGAACAACGACCACGTGCGCGCGGTCATGAACGGCCCCATCGGTGACGACATCTCGGACCGGCTCAGCCAGAACCTCGGCGCCCGCAAGATCGCGACGCTGATGCGCTCCCCGCGTCTGCTGACCACCAACGCCGAGGTCAATGAGCTGGCCGACATCGCGGGCATGAAGGTCCGCGTGCCGGAAATGCCCGCGCGCATCGCGCTGTGGAAGGCGCTGGGGGCGCAGCCGACGCCCATGGCCTTCCCCGAGGTGGTTCCGGCGCTGCAACTGGGCACCATCGACGGTCAGGAAAACCCGATCGGGCTGATTACCTCCACCGGCATCGACGAGGCCGTCGATTACCTTGCCGACACCAAGCACCTTTACGGCTTCATGTTCCTGCTTGCCGCCGAAAGCGCATGGGACAGCATCCCCGAGGAAGACCGCGCGATCTTCACCGAGGCCGCAGAACAGGCTGCAGCCTATAACGACGAACTGGTCGAGACCTCGGTTCAGGACGGCATGGCCAAGGCCGGTGAGAAGATGACCGTGACCCGGCCCGACCTCGAGGCATGGCGCGCGGCGACGGCAGATGTCTACCAGCAGTTCTCGGACGTCGAGGGCTTCACCGACCTGTATACCCGCATCGTCGAAGCGGGTCAGGACTACTGA
- a CDS encoding NAD(P)-dependent oxidoreductase — protein MNIAFIGFGEAGRAFADTLLPAGHSIAAYDLIDSAGMKEAMTARGIRAAASPAEAIEGARWVIAAVTADQSLNAARSVLPHLVQGQVYIDINSVSPNRKRTTAAEVEAAGARYIDMAVMAPVHPRGHATPVLLAGREASTLGPEFFEAGFKGEVVEDAPGAATAIKMVRSLFVKGLEAITVEAMLAAKASGCFERVLTSLSGSFPGLDWPNNVSYNFERTLRHGKRRAAEMEESAATLNDLGLNGGLAAEVARVQSLMGNLSADDIPEGDLEAAVGEIAALRRA, from the coding sequence ATGAATATCGCCTTTATCGGCTTCGGCGAAGCCGGCCGCGCCTTTGCCGATACGCTGCTGCCCGCCGGTCACAGCATCGCCGCCTACGACCTGATCGACAGCGCCGGGATGAAAGAGGCCATGACCGCGCGTGGCATACGTGCCGCCGCGAGCCCCGCAGAGGCCATCGAGGGCGCGCGCTGGGTGATCGCCGCCGTGACCGCCGACCAAAGCCTGAACGCCGCGCGCTCGGTCCTGCCGCATCTTGTGCAGGGGCAGGTCTACATCGACATCAACTCTGTCTCGCCGAACCGCAAGCGCACGACGGCGGCGGAGGTCGAGGCCGCCGGCGCGCGCTACATCGACATGGCCGTGATGGCCCCCGTCCACCCGCGCGGCCACGCGACGCCGGTGCTGCTGGCGGGGCGCGAGGCCAGCACGCTGGGGCCGGAGTTCTTCGAGGCGGGCTTCAAGGGCGAGGTGGTCGAGGACGCGCCGGGCGCGGCGACCGCGATCAAGATGGTGCGCTCTCTTTTCGTGAAAGGTCTGGAGGCGATCACCGTCGAGGCGATGCTGGCCGCCAAGGCCTCGGGCTGTTTCGAGCGGGTGCTGACCTCGCTCTCGGGCAGCTTCCCGGGGCTCGATTGGCCCAACAATGTCTCGTACAACTTCGAGCGCACGCTGCGTCACGGCAAGCGCCGCGCGGCAGAGATGGAGGAAAGCGCCGCCACCCTGAACGACCTGGGCCTGAACGGCGGGCTGGCGGCAGAGGTGGCGCGAGTGCAGTCGCTGATGGGCAACCTATCGGCGGACGACATCCCCGAAGGCGATCTGGAAGCCGCCGTCGGCGAGATCGCGGCCCTGCGCCGGGCGTGA
- a CDS encoding IS110 family transposase: protein MSKVSQARIIGIDVSRDWLDIHCLPEGKRTRLPNKAEGHERVAQLALETGALVCFEATGGQEWRLWSALDVCGIATRQLPPAQIKAFAASRGTRAKTDRIDAELIARFMMFRPDAGRVLPHGKLRLLRALSSKRGQLVETRKRLLAQIKAHGKLGSADMFEAMNAELKDLLDRQIAGLEERIEQTLASDDELARTADILRSVPGIGPVASTMLIAEMPELGQLSGEQAAALAGLAPIAHDSGAMRGKRAIGGGRRLLRHVMFQAALVASHHNPLLKTFADRLRAAGKPHKVVITAVARKLVTIANALCKSRIKWSHQAA from the coding sequence ATGAGCAAAGTATCACAGGCAAGGATCATCGGTATAGATGTCAGCCGGGATTGGTTGGATATCCACTGTCTGCCAGAAGGCAAGCGCACGCGGCTGCCGAACAAGGCAGAGGGTCACGAGCGAGTCGCTCAACTCGCTCTTGAAACGGGTGCGCTGGTTTGCTTCGAGGCGACTGGCGGTCAGGAATGGCGGCTATGGTCCGCCCTGGATGTTTGCGGGATCGCGACCCGGCAATTGCCACCCGCCCAGATCAAGGCCTTCGCCGCCAGCCGGGGCACACGGGCAAAGACGGACCGGATCGACGCAGAGCTCATCGCGCGGTTCATGATGTTTCGACCGGATGCGGGACGCGTACTGCCACATGGAAAACTGCGTCTTCTCAGGGCGTTGTCGTCAAAGCGTGGTCAGTTGGTCGAGACACGCAAACGGCTTCTGGCGCAGATCAAGGCGCATGGGAAGCTGGGATCGGCGGATATGTTTGAAGCCATGAACGCCGAGCTGAAAGATCTTCTTGATCGCCAGATCGCAGGGTTGGAGGAGCGGATCGAGCAGACCCTGGCCTCGGATGATGAACTGGCGAGAACTGCCGACATCCTGCGTTCCGTTCCCGGGATCGGCCCCGTCGCTAGCACTATGCTCATCGCCGAGATGCCCGAGCTTGGCCAACTCTCGGGTGAGCAGGCCGCCGCGCTGGCGGGTCTGGCTCCGATCGCACATGACAGTGGCGCCATGCGCGGCAAGCGCGCCATCGGAGGCGGCCGCCGACTGTTACGACACGTGATGTTCCAGGCGGCGCTCGTCGCCAGCCATCACAACCCGCTCCTGAAAACCTTCGCCGACCGTCTTCGTGCCGCCGGAAAACCACACAAGGTTGTCATCACAGCAGTCGCCCGCAAGCTCGTCACAATCGCAAACGCGCTTTGCAAATCTCGTATCAAATGGTCCCATCAGGCCGCATGA
- a CDS encoding LysR family transcriptional regulator, with the protein MSMDLRDLSYFETIATTATYEEAADRLGLTKQALTKAVRRLEQDLGGLLFLREGRGKAITPLGEVLLERARRLRLTVSDIEREVRGHAQGLAGVVRIGGGTTSVENLLPAAFRELSERAPGVRFELSIGMADALKDKLRRDELDIVISPCHGEDVTEFDAEVVLRDEVILATSPRHPLLKRGTVRIEDLAEARWALQSQSISLRAWLDAAFTAHGFPAPTPLIESDSMIMLHRMVEEMQLLTFCGRHMMRALVELPCPQVTMPRNFALMTRRDAYLPPAVRLLKSVILETADLSGGPTL; encoded by the coding sequence ATGAGCATGGACCTGCGCGACCTGAGCTATTTCGAGACCATCGCGACCACCGCCACATACGAAGAGGCGGCGGACCGGCTGGGGTTGACCAAGCAGGCGCTGACCAAGGCGGTCCGGCGGCTGGAACAGGACTTGGGCGGCCTACTCTTCCTGCGCGAGGGGCGGGGCAAGGCGATCACGCCGCTGGGCGAGGTGCTGCTGGAACGGGCGCGCCGCCTGCGCCTGACCGTCAGCGATATCGAGCGCGAGGTGCGCGGCCATGCGCAGGGGCTGGCGGGCGTGGTGCGGATCGGTGGCGGCACCACCTCGGTCGAGAACCTGTTGCCCGCCGCCTTCAGGGAGCTGAGCGAGCGGGCGCCGGGCGTGCGCTTCGAGCTGTCGATCGGCATGGCCGACGCGCTGAAGGACAAGCTGCGGCGCGACGAGTTGGACATCGTCATTTCGCCCTGCCATGGCGAGGACGTCACCGAATTCGACGCCGAGGTGGTTTTGCGCGACGAGGTCATCCTTGCCACCAGCCCGCGCCACCCCCTGCTGAAGCGCGGCACGGTGCGGATAGAGGATCTGGCCGAGGCCCGCTGGGCGCTGCAATCGCAATCGATCTCGTTGCGAGCCTGGCTGGATGCCGCCTTTACCGCGCATGGCTTCCCGGCGCCGACCCCGCTGATCGAATCCGATTCCATGATCATGCTGCACCGGATGGTCGAAGAGATGCAGCTTTTGACCTTCTGTGGCCGCCACATGATGCGAGCTCTGGTGGAACTGCCCTGCCCGCAGGTCACCATGCCGCGCAACTTTGCCCTGATGACCCGGCGGGACGCCTATTTGCCGCCCGCCGTCCGCCTGCTGAAATCCGTAATCCTCGAGACCGCTGACCTGTCCGGCGGTCCGACCCTCTAG
- a CDS encoding GntR family transcriptional regulator — protein sequence MTDPARKPLKKDQAYQTIRQLLLDADDPEVIYSERFLAAELEMGLAPVRSAVERLRSEGIVEMIPKSGVRIPQITYREVMDFFEVRMLLEPFIAGRLAGQVRPVQAKALKALIADQRRAATTGDTLEYHRLDLAFHSTLAEMYGNREMVHALSQMRDKMYRLSKYIHRTHPDRLATNVEQHEKVVLAILDGSCAEARQAMETHLQWGRDVNIAPADRR from the coding sequence ATGACAGATCCGGCGCGCAAACCGCTGAAGAAAGACCAAGCCTACCAGACGATCCGCCAGCTGCTGCTGGATGCGGACGATCCGGAGGTGATCTATTCCGAACGCTTCCTTGCCGCAGAGCTGGAAATGGGACTGGCACCGGTGCGCTCGGCGGTCGAGCGGTTGCGGTCCGAGGGCATCGTCGAGATGATCCCGAAATCCGGCGTGCGAATCCCGCAGATCACCTACCGCGAGGTGATGGACTTCTTCGAGGTGCGGATGCTGCTGGAACCCTTCATCGCGGGCCGTCTTGCCGGGCAGGTGCGGCCGGTGCAGGCCAAGGCGCTCAAGGCGCTGATCGCAGACCAGCGCCGCGCTGCGACGACAGGCGACACGCTGGAGTATCACCGGCTGGACCTCGCCTTTCACAGCACGCTGGCCGAGATGTACGGCAACCGCGAGATGGTCCACGCGCTGTCCCAGATGCGAGACAAGATGTACCGCCTTTCCAAGTATATCCACCGCACCCACCCGGACCGGCTGGCCACCAACGTCGAACAGCACGAGAAGGTGGTTCTGGCGATCCTCGACGGGTCCTGCGCAGAGGCGCGGCAGGCGATGGAAACTCATCTGCAATGGGGCCGGGACGTCAACATCGCTCCCGCCGACCGGCGCTAG
- a CDS encoding TRAP transporter small permease, translating into MSILRFLDAVFVRGLATLCGLLFAVMLVAILGQVLMRYAFSAPLSWSEELARYTMVWLAMLASALCARKGQHLALISAEMLPPRLRLPLRLIGTVIACAILSVLFWHAWDLAERAIRQRTPGLGLSMSWIYAALPTGFALMILGQLLGLFVPEEPAPAEPAAH; encoded by the coding sequence ATGTCCATCCTCCGCTTTCTCGATGCGGTCTTCGTGCGCGGCCTTGCCACGCTCTGCGGGCTGCTTTTCGCCGTCATGCTGGTGGCGATCCTCGGACAGGTCCTGATGCGCTACGCCTTCTCGGCGCCGCTGTCATGGTCCGAGGAACTGGCGCGCTACACGATGGTCTGGTTGGCCATGCTGGCCTCGGCGCTTTGTGCGCGAAAGGGGCAGCATCTCGCGCTGATCAGCGCCGAAATGCTGCCGCCGCGCCTGCGCCTGCCGCTGCGCCTGATCGGCACCGTAATCGCCTGCGCGATCCTTTCCGTCCTGTTCTGGCACGCATGGGATCTGGCAGAGCGCGCCATCCGCCAGCGCACGCCGGGCCTTGGCCTGTCGATGTCCTGGATCTATGCCGCCCTGCCGACCGGCTTTGCCCTGATGATCCTCGGCCAGCTTCTGGGCCTCTTCGTTCCCGAAGAGCCAGCGCCGGCCGAGCCCGCCGCTCACTGA
- a CDS encoding IS5/IS1182 family transposase — MSDLFWLSDAQMARLEPYFPKSHGKPRVDDRRVLSGIIFINRNGLRWRDAPAAYAPHKTLYNRWKRWRWVAERHWSECSHERGIFAKMMMGLVAEHGENKTVMIDATYLKAHRTASSLGVKKRGAVA; from the coding sequence ATGTCTGATCTCTTCTGGCTGAGTGATGCGCAGATGGCGCGTCTGGAGCCCTATTTCCCGAAGTCCCATGGCAAGCCACGCGTTGATGATCGGCGCGTGTTGAGTGGGATTATCTTCATAAATCGTAACGGCTTGCGGTGGCGCGATGCTCCTGCCGCATACGCCCCCCACAAGACGCTATACAATCGTTGGAAGCGGTGGAGGTGGGTGGCTGAACGCCACTGGTCCGAGTGCAGCCACGAACGGGGCATCTTCGCGAAGATGATGATGGGACTGGTTGCCGAGCACGGCGAGAACAAGACCGTGATGATCGACGCCACCTACCTGAAGGCTCACCGCACGGCGTCCAGTCTGGGCGTCAAAAAAAGGGGGGCGGTCGCCTGA
- a CDS encoding ribulose-bisphosphate carboxylase large subunit family protein → MSDRFSADYILRTRGDAARTAEIAAGEQSSGTFVAIPGEDAALKERSAARVELLEQVEDPGTPAQTGSAGDGPVTSWRMRISWPLENIGPSLPNLVATVAGNLAELKQVAGLKITALDLPEAFLKAYPGPGFGTAGTRRLTGVADGPLIGTIVKPSVGLTPEGTATLVDALCAGGIDFIKDDELQADGPFCPFEDRFARVMDVIDRHADRLGRKVMYAVNITGEVDEMKRRHDIVAARGGTCVMASLNSVGLAGLTALRRHCSLPIHAHRNGWGMLGRPSDSGWSYPAWATLWRVAGVDHMHVNGIANKFWEPDESSVASARACLTPLHPDHPRTVMPVFSSGQTVLQADATYRAIGSTDLIFCAGGGVVAHPDGVAAGVHALRAAWEAAVAGIPLEQAAREDPRLAAAIRAFS, encoded by the coding sequence ATGTCCGACCGCTTTTCCGCCGACTACATCCTGCGCACCCGGGGCGACGCCGCCCGCACCGCCGAGATCGCGGCGGGCGAGCAATCCTCGGGTACCTTCGTCGCCATCCCCGGCGAGGACGCGGCGCTGAAAGAGCGTTCCGCCGCCCGGGTCGAGCTGCTGGAGCAGGTCGAGGATCCGGGCACGCCGGCGCAGACCGGCAGCGCGGGCGACGGGCCGGTGACCTCGTGGAGGATGCGGATTTCTTGGCCGCTGGAAAACATCGGCCCCTCGCTGCCGAACCTCGTGGCGACGGTGGCGGGCAACCTTGCCGAACTGAAGCAGGTGGCCGGGCTGAAGATTACCGCGCTGGACCTGCCCGAGGCCTTTCTGAAGGCCTACCCCGGCCCGGGTTTCGGAACCGCTGGCACGCGCCGCCTGACCGGGGTCGCGGATGGCCCGCTGATCGGCACCATCGTCAAGCCCTCGGTCGGGCTGACGCCCGAGGGCACCGCCACGCTGGTCGATGCGCTCTGCGCCGGTGGCATCGATTTCATCAAGGACGACGAGTTGCAGGCGGATGGTCCCTTCTGCCCCTTCGAGGACCGCTTCGCGAGGGTGATGGATGTCATTGACCGCCACGCCGACCGGCTGGGCCGCAAGGTCATGTATGCGGTCAATATCACCGGCGAGGTGGACGAGATGAAGCGCCGCCACGACATCGTGGCCGCGCGGGGAGGCACCTGTGTCATGGCCAGCCTGAACTCGGTCGGGCTGGCGGGGCTGACGGCGCTCCGACGCCATTGCAGCCTGCCGATCCATGCCCATCGCAACGGCTGGGGCATGCTGGGCCGCCCCTCGGACAGCGGCTGGTCCTACCCGGCATGGGCGACGCTCTGGCGCGTGGCGGGGGTCGACCACATGCATGTCAACGGGATCGCCAACAAGTTCTGGGAGCCGGACGAAAGCTCTGTCGCTTCGGCCCGCGCCTGCCTGACGCCGCTGCATCCCGACCACCCCCGCACCGTCATGCCGGTGTTCTCCTCGGGGCAGACAGTGCTTCAGGCGGACGCGACCTACCGCGCCATCGGCTCGACCGACCTGATCTTCTGCGCGGGCGGGGGTGTCGTGGCGCATCCCGACGGGGTCGCCGCCGGGGTGCACGCGCTGCGTGCCGCTTGGGAGGCTGCGGTTGCGGGAATCCCGCTGGAACAGGCCGCGCGCGAAGATCCGCGCCTTGCCGCCGCGATCCGGGCCTTTTCCTGA
- a CDS encoding TRAP transporter large permease: MPVALSSVTGFLLLVFGIPVALALVAIPMVFLFADPTIRTPMLVIPQKMFGAMDSFPLMAVPFFVLVGQVMNTGGITNRIFDFANALVGHFRGGLAQVNIIASLLMSGMSGSAVADASGLGQVEIEVMKKEGYDPGFAAAVTAASATVGPIVPPSIPLVIVGAITNTSISQLLVAGLLPGLLMTAAMCLLVAYIGRRDNLPTRPRATVRHLLVTFARSAPALFAPVLLVGGILMGVFTPTEASAVAAAYAILIACFWYRELSLRGLCAVLWQSAMTVGAIFLIIAGAAAVSWLLTWLGVPQSLAVRLSGLAETPALLMLVMIGFLLVIGCFLESNAALILVAPLLVPIGLSAGFDPVHMGTVMVLVLMLGLVTPPVGMNMFIVMSIAKISLRHYLRAIWPFFAILLVAVLIVAFVPQISLIVPQLLLR, from the coding sequence ATGCCCGTTGCCCTGTCTTCCGTCACAGGTTTCCTTCTGCTTGTGTTCGGCATCCCCGTGGCGCTGGCGCTGGTCGCCATCCCGATGGTCTTCCTCTTTGCCGATCCGACCATCCGCACGCCGATGCTGGTGATCCCGCAGAAGATGTTCGGCGCCATGGACAGCTTTCCGCTGATGGCGGTGCCCTTCTTCGTGCTGGTCGGGCAGGTGATGAACACCGGCGGCATCACCAACCGCATCTTCGACTTCGCCAATGCGCTGGTCGGCCATTTTCGCGGCGGTCTGGCACAGGTGAACATCATCGCAAGCCTGCTGATGTCGGGCATGTCCGGCTCTGCCGTGGCCGATGCCTCGGGCCTTGGGCAGGTGGAAATCGAGGTGATGAAGAAAGAGGGCTACGACCCGGGCTTTGCCGCCGCCGTCACCGCCGCCTCTGCCACGGTCGGACCCATCGTGCCGCCCAGCATCCCGCTGGTGATCGTCGGTGCCATCACCAATACCTCGATCTCGCAACTGCTGGTGGCGGGGCTGCTGCCGGGCCTGCTGATGACCGCCGCCATGTGCCTGCTGGTCGCTTACATCGGGCGCCGCGACAACCTGCCGACGCGGCCGCGCGCCACGGTCCGGCACCTGCTGGTGACCTTCGCGCGCTCGGCGCCCGCGCTCTTTGCGCCGGTGCTGCTGGTCGGGGGCATCCTGATGGGGGTCTTTACCCCCACCGAGGCCAGCGCCGTGGCCGCCGCCTATGCCATCCTGATCGCCTGCTTCTGGTATCGCGAACTGTCGCTGCGGGGCCTGTGCGCCGTGCTGTGGCAAAGCGCCATGACCGTGGGCGCGATCTTCCTGATCATCGCGGGCGCCGCCGCCGTGTCCTGGCTGCTGACCTGGCTGGGTGTGCCGCAATCGCTGGCCGTCCGCCTGTCCGGTCTGGCCGAGACGCCCGCGCTGCTGATGTTGGTCATGATCGGCTTCCTGCTGGTGATCGGCTGCTTTCTGGAAAGCAACGCGGCGCTGATCCTCGTGGCGCCTTTGCTGGTGCCCATCGGCCTCAGCGCCGGGTTCGACCCGGTCCACATGGGCACCGTCATGGTGCTGGTGCTGATGCTGGGGCTTGTCACGCCGCCGGTGGGCATGAACATGTTCATTGTCATGTCGATCGCGAAGATCTCTCTGCGGCACTACCTGCGCGCCATCTGGCCCTTCTTCGCCATCCTGCTTGTGGCGGTGCTGATCGTGGCCTTCGTGCCGCAGATTTCCCTGATCGTCCCGCAATTGCTGCTGCGCTGA
- a CDS encoding IS5 family transposase — protein sequence MHCRAAIEIMFGRLKDWRRVATRYDRCPKVFLSAIALAAIVIYWL from the coding sequence ATGCACTGCCGGGCAGCGATCGAGATCATGTTCGGCAGGCTCAAGGACTGGCGGCGGGTGGCCACGCGATATGACAGGTGCCCCAAGGTCTTCCTCTCGGCCATCGCTCTCGCCGCTATCGTCATCTATTGGCTATGA
- a CDS encoding SDR family NAD(P)-dependent oxidoreductase: MLNNKVATVTGAGRGMGEAIARTLSAKGAAVVVSDIDGATAETVAASIRDGGGKAVGIRIDVSSEDDAARLAETAVQEFGGLDILVNNAGISTTKLFLETTKQDMERIIGVNLIGAFLCAQAAVRHMLPNGSGRIINIASLSGQRGGIGRSAYGSSKAGLELLTKVMSVELAAKGVLVNNVAPGAIATQMAVEQHDAKTREAYHYLIPQRRYGTPEEVAFMVAFLASDEASHVSGTTVNVDGGFLSAGLMFEREGVEAAPTPRA; this comes from the coding sequence ATGCTGAACAACAAGGTAGCCACGGTCACCGGCGCGGGGCGCGGCATGGGCGAGGCCATCGCTCGGACCCTGTCCGCCAAGGGGGCGGCGGTGGTCGTGTCCGACATCGACGGCGCCACGGCAGAGACTGTCGCGGCCTCGATTCGCGACGGTGGCGGCAAGGCGGTCGGCATCCGCATCGACGTCTCGTCCGAGGACGACGCGGCCCGGTTGGCCGAGACGGCAGTGCAGGAATTCGGCGGGCTGGACATCCTCGTGAACAATGCCGGGATCTCGACCACGAAGCTGTTTCTGGAAACCACGAAGCAGGACATGGAGCGCATCATCGGCGTCAACCTGATCGGCGCCTTCCTCTGCGCGCAGGCGGCGGTGCGGCACATGCTGCCGAACGGATCGGGGCGGATCATCAATATCGCGTCCCTGTCCGGCCAGCGTGGCGGAATCGGACGCTCGGCCTATGGTTCGTCCAAGGCGGGGCTGGAACTGCTGACCAAGGTCATGTCGGTGGAACTGGCCGCCAAGGGCGTGCTTGTAAACAACGTGGCGCCGGGCGCCATCGCCACGCAGATGGCGGTGGAACAGCATGACGCCAAGACCCGCGAGGCCTATCACTACCTGATCCCGCAGCGCCGCTACGGCACCCCCGAAGAGGTCGCCTTCATGGTGGCCTTCCTGGCCTCGGACGAGGCCTCGCATGTCAGCGGGACCACGGTGAACGTCGACGGCGGGTTCCTCTCTGCCGGCCTGATGTTCGAGCGCGAGGGCGTCGAGGCGGCCCCCACGCCCCGGGCGTGA